AAATAATGTGGATCTGTCATTTAGAGCATCCTTAAGTTTTTATTTTTTAAATTCGTAGAAATAAAAATATAATGAATTTTAAAGTTTTTATACTAGCGTGCTTGACTAGTTTTGGTTTGTTTGCTCAATTACCTGAAGGTTTTGTTTACGTAAACGAAGTGATTCCCGATTTAGATGTTGAACTGCGTTATAACACCAGCTTTAATTTTGTAGGTAAACCTGTAGAGGGCTACCATGCTAATAAACTTATTTTAACCAAGGAAGCTGCCCATGCGCTGAAACTGGTGAATGATGATTTACAAATGCAAAATTTGTGTTTAAAAGTCTATGATGGCTATAGACCACAACGAGCCGTAAATCATTTTATGAAATGGGCTAGAGAGGTTAATGATACGTTAACCAAACAAATCTTTTATCCGCATATTAGAAAGAAAAACTTATTCCGAGAACAATATATAGCAACACATTCTGGACACAGTAAAGGAAGCACCGTCGATTTAACCATTATTGATGGAAATACGGGTGAGCCATTAGATATGGGGAGCCCTTTTGATTTTTTCGGACCAGTATCTTGGTATAACAATCAAGAGATTACTGAAAAGCAAAAAGCAAACAGAAAATTACTTCATGATACCATGCTTAAACATGGCTTTAGAGGTTATTCTAAAGAATGGTGGCACTTTACTTTACGTCATGAGCCTTTTCCTCATACCTATTTTGACTTCCCTGTAGAATAGAGTTGATAAAAAGTTAAATATTATTGAAATGAATACAACTAACGGTGCAAATAAAATGCTCTTTTATAAATACTTTAGCCTTTACTTTTTGTTAGGCCTTGTTAGTTTAAAAATTAATGCAACCTATAATAATTTAGCATAATACCAACCAACTGTTTTTTCCAAGTTTTCCAATCGTGGTTTCCATTTTTTACACGAACAACAGTTAGATCATATTTTTTTCTTTTTAAAATCCTAATCATAGGGATAACCTGCCAATTCGTGTCTTTTCCTGTGCCGTAACTCATAAATAGATTGAAATCTTTTTTTGGTTTTCTAGCATATGCATTGTAAATATTCTGATATGGATGAAAAGCAGGGGATTGCATAGCTATATTTTTGAAAGTATATGGTGCTTTGTCAGCTAAATACAGTGCGGCTAACCCGCCAAAGGAAACCCCTAAAATTGTTCTATCTTCCTTATTTGGACTGGCGGGGTAGTTTTTTTCTATTTGAGGAATCAATTCTTGAGTGAAAAAGTCAACAAAGAAGGGATTGCTTATGAATAATTCTTGTCTAACATTCCGATTGTTTTGAGTACTATCTTTAGGTTCTAAAAAAACAGCCATAATAGGTTTTATTTCCTTGGCAATTATTAAGCTATCTAATATATTATGTAAGCTGCCCTTATTCATATATTGAAATCCATCATTAATATAAAGGACAGGAAGTTTTTTTGATATGTCCTCAATAGGAGGAAGGTATACTTTATAAGGCAGAGTTTTATTTAAAATTGTGCTTTTTAAGAATTTTATATTCGAAACACTTCCATGAATGTGATTCGTAGTATCTATGAGGTTGGAATAAGTTGAGATTTTAGTTCTGGCTGTTTTTTTGTAAGAATTAATTTTTTTTAGAAGAAATTTTTACAGGAAAACTATTTATTTCATTGGACAAATTTACTATATCTTGATATCGATTAGTTTTTTCCAGTAGCTTTAAAAGATCCATTCGGGCTTCATAGCGAAAAGGTTCCACGTTAATGTTAAAGTTATAAATTTCTTGAGCTCTTTTATAATTACCCTTACTAATATGTATGGCAGCTAGAATTTTTCCTATTTTCGGGGCTGAGCTATTTTTAAACGCTTTTTCAATATATTGAATTCCTTCTTTTTCATATCCTGATTTATATAATTTAAACCCAGAATAGAAACCTGAAAAAGTATTATCTTCATTAGTTTTTGTTAGTTGTATAAAATCAGCTTTTGTTTTATTTTTAAATCATTAGTGTCCGATAAAAGATTTAAAAAGCGGGATTTCCAAGATAGGATTTCCCGCTTATTTTGTATCTTGAAGTTATCACACATCCAAGATATGAATAAAAGTAAAAACTTTAGCGGACACCCCATAATCAAACAGGTATTAAATTTCATTTTGCCCAAAGATGTTCATCGGACAGCCAAAAAGCACAACAGCGATCGCTATACCAAAAAGTTTACCACCTATGAGCATTTGGCCACTATGGTATTTACCGTGATCAGTGGCTGTAGCTCACTTCGTGAGGTTTCCAGTATTATGCTTGCCTGCGAGGGAAAGATCAACCATCTAGGACTCACGGACTTTCCAAAACGCAGTACCTTGTCAGATGCTAACAGGAGAAGAAGCTCTGAAGTATTTGCCGATATTTATCATTTACTCTACAAACGTTACCATCGCTTTTTATCGGACAGCAGACCCTTAGAACCTGCAGTGAAGAACCTTAAAATCGTTGATTCCTCGACCATCCCCCTATTTAGTGACATTCTTAAAGGTGTAGGAAGGAACCCGCTCAACGGCAAAAAGAAAGGAGGTATCAAGATGCATACTATGATAAACGCCATGGAAGACGTTCCTTGTCTGATTAAGTTTTCAAGCGCGGCCACGCACGACCACACCTTTTTAAAAGACCTGGAACTCAAGAAGGGCTCTTATGTGGTTTTTGACAAAGGGTATGTGGATTATGAGCAATACCAAAAATGGACACTGGAAGATGTTTACTTTGTGACTCGGCAAAAGGACAATGCTCGCTATACAAGCCTTGAAGAGTTTGATATCTCCAATAAAGTGGACGATGCTGTCTTAAAGGACGAAAAAATAGGGCTTACGGACAAAAACGGCAATGCTTTTTCCCTGAGGAGAATCGCTTTTTGGCACGAAAAGCACCAAAAAGTTTATGAGTTCATCACTAATAATTATGATCTTGATGCAGACAAAATAGCCGACATCTATAAAAATAGGTGGCAGATTGAGACGATGTTCAAGCGGCTTAAACAGAACTTTCCGCTAAAGTATTTTTTGGGAGACAATCAAAATGCCATCGAAATACAAATCTGGGTCAGTTTGATAATCCAGCTCATTATGCTTGTGATCCAAAGAAAAGCCCAAAGAAACTGGGCTTATTCCAATATGATGTCCGTCATACGATACCATTTGATGACATATATCGATTTGTTCAAATTCCTGAAAAACCCAGAAGCTAATTGGGAAGAGATTACAACCAAAAACATTGGGCAATTAAGCCTTTTTGACCCATAAGGAGGTTCTGTTTTCAAAATAAAGAGTGCGATCAATAAAAAAGGCCAACACCAAAGCTTTTTTAGCTAATTCTGTTTTTTATCGGACAACAATAATAAATAATCTAAAACACCACCTAATCTATCTGCTCCTCTAAGATAAAATGAATGCCCTCCGCTTGCATTTGGCTCAATTCCAAATTGCCTTAAACCTGCCACAAAATGACCTTGATGATCATAACTTGTAACTGTAGCAAAAATCCAATACATTTCTTCTGCATTATATTCTACACAAATTACTGTTGAAGTATCCATAAATGTACTAAAATCCATTG
This genomic interval from Tamlana carrageenivorans contains the following:
- a CDS encoding M15 family metallopeptidase gives rise to the protein MNFKVFILACLTSFGLFAQLPEGFVYVNEVIPDLDVELRYNTSFNFVGKPVEGYHANKLILTKEAAHALKLVNDDLQMQNLCLKVYDGYRPQRAVNHFMKWAREVNDTLTKQIFYPHIRKKNLFREQYIATHSGHSKGSTVDLTIIDGNTGEPLDMGSPFDFFGPVSWYNNQEITEKQKANRKLLHDTMLKHGFRGYSKEWWHFTLRHEPFPHTYFDFPVE
- a CDS encoding alpha/beta hydrolase, whose protein sequence is MNSYKKTARTKISTYSNLIDTTNHIHGSVSNIKFLKSTILNKTLPYKVYLPPIEDISKKLPVLYINDGFQYMNKGSLHNILDSLIIAKEIKPIMAVFLEPKDSTQNNRNVRQELFISNPFFVDFFTQELIPQIEKNYPASPNKEDRTILGVSFGGLAALYLADKAPYTFKNIAMQSPAFHPYQNIYNAYARKPKKDFNLFMSYGTGKDTNWQVIPMIRILKRKKYDLTVVRVKNGNHDWKTWKKQLVGIMLNYYRLH
- a CDS encoding IS4 family transposase, whose product is MNKSKNFSGHPIIKQVLNFILPKDVHRTAKKHNSDRYTKKFTTYEHLATMVFTVISGCSSLREVSSIMLACEGKINHLGLTDFPKRSTLSDANRRRSSEVFADIYHLLYKRYHRFLSDSRPLEPAVKNLKIVDSSTIPLFSDILKGVGRNPLNGKKKGGIKMHTMINAMEDVPCLIKFSSAATHDHTFLKDLELKKGSYVVFDKGYVDYEQYQKWTLEDVYFVTRQKDNARYTSLEEFDISNKVDDAVLKDEKIGLTDKNGNAFSLRRIAFWHEKHQKVYEFITNNYDLDADKIADIYKNRWQIETMFKRLKQNFPLKYFLGDNQNAIEIQIWVSLIIQLIMLVIQRKAQRNWAYSNMMSVIRYHLMTYIDLFKFLKNPEANWEEITTKNIGQLSLFDP